The following proteins are co-located in the Echinicola sp. 20G genome:
- the gldG gene encoding gliding motility-associated ABC transporter substrate-binding protein GldG: MSQRGKHIDQVIKRKLLLSVGAILIVIVGLVLLNSMLSFRFDLTEEKRFSLHEATKNVLANLEEPLEVDILLTGNLPGGMRRFQKNIEETLETFNAYSSEKISIRYFDPLEIKIENEQEEYILYLAEFGINPTNLFANDNGSQTSRLIFPGVVIRNAEYETGGLLLKGEKGMSPDQILNLSIENLEYELISMIEKLVSTDKKAIAMITNHGELQDDEGYGIVEALSAEYEVYKVPLEQAKSVDDLMVFDAIIIAGPKANFKEREIYLMDQYVMRGGNVLFCIDPLAVNMENAGGEGTVALAYETGLDQLLFKYGVRINKDLIQDMNFGYYPVVAGDFGNQPQITPLPWPFYVIATNMSDHVITKGLDQMKFRFVSSLDTVKAEGVSKTPLVFSGGYSRTLAQPVNVAFKDMMQEPDISLFSQKHLPLVYLLEGNFTSYFKNRFLPEEFKGDGKFTDSGSGTVVVVGDGDWIQGERNVKTGEPLAIGIDPFSDVSVSNKVFLENTLKYLLDPNGIMVTRSKELKIRPLNKKLVEEEKFKWQLINIVLPIVLIMMLGFVKVYWRKRKFGSKN, translated from the coding sequence ATGAGCCAAAGAGGAAAACATATTGACCAAGTAATAAAGAGGAAGTTACTGCTGTCAGTTGGAGCTATATTAATTGTTATTGTAGGGCTTGTTTTGCTGAATAGCATGCTGTCTTTTAGATTTGACCTTACGGAGGAAAAGAGATTCTCCCTACATGAAGCTACTAAAAATGTACTGGCCAATCTGGAAGAACCCTTAGAGGTGGATATTTTGCTAACAGGAAACCTGCCAGGAGGAATGAGGCGTTTTCAAAAAAATATTGAAGAGACCCTTGAAACCTTTAATGCATACAGTAGTGAGAAAATTTCCATTAGGTATTTTGACCCTTTGGAAATCAAAATTGAGAATGAGCAGGAAGAATATATTTTGTATTTGGCAGAGTTTGGGATTAACCCCACTAATCTTTTTGCCAATGATAATGGAAGCCAAACTTCCCGTTTGATTTTTCCGGGAGTAGTGATTCGGAATGCCGAGTACGAAACAGGAGGTTTGTTGCTGAAAGGAGAAAAGGGAATGTCTCCGGATCAGATTTTGAACTTGTCCATTGAAAACCTTGAATATGAGCTAATCAGTATGATCGAGAAGCTGGTCAGTACTGATAAGAAAGCTATAGCCATGATCACTAACCATGGAGAGTTGCAGGATGATGAAGGGTATGGTATAGTTGAGGCATTGTCCGCAGAATATGAAGTGTACAAGGTTCCTTTGGAGCAAGCAAAGAGTGTGGATGACCTTATGGTATTTGATGCGATAATTATCGCCGGTCCTAAAGCGAATTTCAAGGAAAGAGAAATTTACCTTATGGATCAATATGTGATGAGAGGAGGGAATGTGCTCTTTTGTATTGACCCTTTGGCCGTTAATATGGAAAATGCCGGGGGAGAGGGAACGGTGGCATTAGCTTATGAAACTGGATTGGATCAGCTACTTTTTAAGTATGGTGTTAGGATCAATAAAGACCTTATACAAGATATGAATTTTGGCTACTATCCAGTTGTGGCAGGAGATTTTGGTAATCAACCGCAAATTACGCCTTTACCATGGCCTTTTTATGTGATCGCAACGAATATGAGTGATCATGTGATCACTAAAGGCTTGGATCAGATGAAATTTAGGTTTGTCAGCTCTTTGGATACAGTTAAGGCAGAAGGTGTAAGCAAAACCCCATTGGTGTTCAGTGGAGGTTATAGCCGAACATTAGCTCAGCCTGTAAATGTTGCTTTTAAAGATATGATGCAGGAGCCTGATATTTCTCTATTTAGCCAAAAGCATTTGCCTCTTGTGTATTTGCTGGAAGGGAATTTTACTTCTTACTTTAAGAACAGGTTTTTGCCAGAAGAATTTAAGGGTGACGGAAAGTTCACCGACTCTGGGTCGGGGACTGTAGTAGTAGTCGGAGATGGCGATTGGATACAGGGAGAAAGAAATGTTAAGACAGGGGAGCCGCTAGCTATTGGTATAGATCCATTTTCGGATGTAAGCGTTTCCAATAAAGTGTTCCTTGAAAATACGTTGAAGTACCTTTTGGATCCCAATGGAATCATGGTTACCAGAAGCAAAGAATTGAAAATTCGGCCTTTGAACAAAAAGCTTGTCGAAGAGGAGAAATTCAAGTGGCAGTTGATTAATATCGTCTTGCCCATTGTTTTGATCATGATGCTGGGGTTTGTGAAAGTTTATTGGAGAAAACGTAAATTTGGAAGCAAAAATTAA
- the gldF gene encoding gliding motility-associated ABC transporter permease subunit GldF: MMSLVWKEVNSFFNNLTGYLIISVFLVALGLLVWVFPETSVLQYGFADLEALFVYTPYVFVFMVPAITMRMIAEEKRSGTWELLMTSPLKPYQIVLAKYLAGVLVVILALLPTLIYYYSIYQLGAPKGNIDSAGFIGSFFGMILIGAVFAAIGLFSSSLTDNQITAFVVGAFISFALYFGFTALVSLMQMSSMAIFLEDLSLNYHYESMSRGVIASGDLFFFFGLIASLIILTTLMIKKR, translated from the coding sequence ATGATGAGTTTGGTGTGGAAGGAGGTCAATTCCTTTTTTAATAATCTGACGGGATATTTAATTATTTCTGTTTTTTTGGTCGCATTGGGTTTGTTGGTTTGGGTGTTTCCTGAGACCAGTGTTTTACAATATGGCTTTGCTGATTTAGAAGCATTGTTTGTTTATACTCCATATGTATTTGTCTTTATGGTTCCAGCTATTACGATGCGGATGATAGCAGAAGAAAAGAGGAGTGGTACTTGGGAATTGCTGATGACCTCTCCACTAAAGCCCTATCAGATTGTATTGGCAAAGTACTTGGCGGGGGTGCTGGTGGTTATTTTAGCATTACTGCCTACCTTGATTTACTATTATAGCATTTACCAATTGGGAGCGCCGAAGGGCAATATAGACAGCGCAGGGTTTATTGGTTCTTTTTTTGGGATGATTTTGATAGGGGCTGTGTTTGCAGCTATTGGCCTTTTTAGTTCTTCTCTGACAGATAATCAAATTACCGCATTTGTAGTAGGCGCATTTATTAGTTTTGCCTTGTATTTTGGATTTACAGCTTTGGTCAGCTTAATGCAAATGAGCAGCATGGCTATCTTTTTGGAAGACCTCAGCCTGAATTATCATTATGAAAGTATGAGTAGGGGTGTAATTGCTTCTGGTGACCTGTTTTTCTTTTTTGGACTTATTGCCAGTTTAATTATCCTCACCACATTAATGATTAAAAAGCGATGA
- the gldA gene encoding gliding motility-associated ABC transporter ATP-binding subunit GldA, with the protein MSLEVKQLSKNYKDQKALDGVSFSASSGQILGFLGPNGAGKSTTMKIAAGYLLPDHGDVLVNGVSVIEHPQQVSRQIGYLPEHNPLYMEMYIKEFLTFMAGIYGVKGAKADRRVHEVIASCGLETEKHKKIGALSKGYRQRVGLAKALVHDPNVIILDEPTTGLDPNQLVEIRKLIKSISLEKTLILSTHIMQEVEAMCDRVVIIHQGKVMVQDSLVNLKSSNGQVSIYLETQENLETDWFTSLQGVNEVRVLAVGSIQLLTNEPTSLRKNILEVINEKQLSLLSLRQEERNLETIFHQLTSAAV; encoded by the coding sequence ATGTCTCTTGAAGTAAAACAGCTCAGCAAAAACTATAAAGATCAAAAAGCTCTGGATGGGGTGAGTTTTTCAGCCTCTTCAGGTCAGATTTTAGGTTTTTTAGGTCCTAATGGAGCGGGTAAGTCCACAACCATGAAAATTGCAGCAGGTTACCTACTGCCTGATCATGGAGATGTTTTGGTTAATGGGGTTTCTGTGATTGAACATCCTCAGCAAGTGAGTAGGCAAATTGGGTACTTGCCTGAACACAATCCTCTTTACATGGAGATGTATATTAAGGAATTCCTGACATTTATGGCTGGGATTTATGGTGTAAAAGGAGCTAAGGCTGATAGAAGAGTGCATGAGGTAATAGCATCATGTGGTCTAGAGACAGAAAAGCATAAAAAGATTGGTGCGCTTTCCAAAGGGTACCGCCAAAGAGTGGGCTTGGCAAAAGCTTTGGTCCATGATCCAAATGTAATTATCCTAGATGAGCCCACAACGGGTTTAGATCCCAATCAATTGGTCGAAATCCGTAAATTAATCAAGTCTATTAGCTTAGAGAAAACCTTAATCCTTAGCACGCACATTATGCAAGAAGTAGAAGCAATGTGTGATAGGGTAGTGATCATTCATCAGGGAAAGGTCATGGTGCAGGATTCATTGGTGAACCTTAAGTCGAGCAATGGCCAAGTATCCATTTATCTCGAGACACAGGAAAACCTGGAGACTGATTGGTTTACCAGCTTGCAAGGTGTCAATGAGGTGAGGGTATTGGCAGTAGGTTCTATTCAATTGTTGACCAATGAGCCCACTTCTTTGAGGAAAAATATACTGGAAGTAATAAATGAAAAGCAACTATCCTTATTAAGTCTCCGTCAGGAGGAGAGGAATCTTGAAACTATTTTTCACCAATTAACGAGTGCTGCTGTATGA
- a CDS encoding SDR family oxidoreductase, whose protein sequence is MNLKGQTAIVTGVSKGIGLEVVLQLLERGVVVAGWGRNRPDLNHDNFHFFSCDVANEASIDEAYKSTIKQLGEDIRILINNAGFGVAGAIDEMSSEDWKSMFDVNVHGIFYVTKRVVPNMKAQDEGHILNVASIAGLNGVAKFAGYCGTKHAVKGISHALYMELREFGIKVSTIYPGSVKTNFFDDIEGMNAHENMMRPEDVATTMVQTLETHPNYFIADVECRPLRPKGKQ, encoded by the coding sequence ATGAATTTAAAGGGACAAACAGCTATTGTAACAGGAGTAAGTAAAGGGATAGGTTTGGAGGTCGTTCTTCAATTATTGGAAAGGGGAGTTGTTGTTGCGGGGTGGGGAAGAAACCGGCCTGATTTGAACCATGATAACTTTCATTTTTTTAGCTGTGATGTTGCTAATGAAGCATCTATCGATGAGGCTTACAAAAGCACCATAAAACAATTAGGAGAAGATATTAGGATTTTGATCAACAATGCTGGTTTTGGGGTGGCTGGGGCGATCGATGAAATGTCAAGTGAGGATTGGAAATCAATGTTTGATGTGAACGTGCATGGGATATTTTATGTCACCAAAAGGGTAGTTCCCAATATGAAGGCCCAAGATGAAGGACATATTTTGAATGTAGCCTCTATTGCAGGGTTAAATGGAGTGGCTAAATTTGCAGGTTACTGTGGCACCAAGCATGCGGTCAAGGGGATTTCTCATGCTTTGTATATGGAGTTAAGAGAATTTGGGATAAAAGTATCTACCATCTATCCTGGTTCTGTAAAAACCAATTTCTTTGATGACATCGAAGGAATGAATGCACATGAAAATATGATGCGCCCAGAAGATGTGGCTACTACCATGGTGCAAACCTTGGAAACCCATCCCAATTATTTTATAGCAGATGTGGAGTGCAGGCCGCTTCGCCCAAAAGGAAAGCAATAA
- a CDS encoding amidohydrolase, which produces MLKNYLIFLIALFSSASFAQTSLHKDIDDRSSAIESKVIKWRRDIHQNPELGNHETRTAKLIAAHLRSLGIEVQEQVAVTGVVGLLKGGHDGPTVALRADMDALPVTERNDLPFKSTKTTVYNGQEIGVMHACGHDTHVAILMGVAEVLAGMKGQIHGNVKFIFQPSEEGVFEEGVDSWGAKQMVEEGVMEGVDAVFGLHINSQTEVGKIKYRSGPAMAAVDNLKLTVNGRQAHGAYPWSSVDPIVTSAQIVNALQTIISRNVNITENPAIVTIGSIHGGVRQNIIPEKVEMLGTIRTYGTEQQSLIHKRINEIATNTGEAAGANVDVVIDKIYPATINNPDLTEKMIPTLQQVAGAENIIYHDPITGAEDFSYFQMEAPGLFIFLGGMSKGEDPTEVAAHHTPDFFIDESGLLLGVRALSYLTMDYMEMK; this is translated from the coding sequence ATGTTAAAGAACTATTTAATCTTCCTTATAGCCCTCTTCAGTTCGGCAAGTTTTGCGCAAACCTCTTTACACAAAGACATAGATGATCGGTCATCAGCCATCGAATCCAAAGTAATCAAGTGGAGAAGGGATATCCATCAAAATCCTGAATTGGGCAACCACGAAACCAGAACGGCAAAGCTAATTGCCGCCCACCTGAGAAGCTTGGGAATCGAAGTCCAGGAACAAGTGGCAGTTACTGGTGTAGTCGGTTTATTGAAAGGTGGCCATGATGGTCCGACAGTAGCATTAAGGGCTGACATGGATGCTTTACCAGTCACTGAGCGTAATGATCTTCCGTTTAAATCGACCAAAACAACGGTCTATAATGGTCAGGAAATCGGTGTCATGCATGCCTGTGGACATGACACTCATGTAGCCATATTAATGGGGGTTGCCGAAGTTTTGGCAGGGATGAAAGGCCAAATCCATGGAAATGTGAAATTCATTTTTCAGCCATCGGAAGAAGGTGTTTTTGAAGAAGGCGTGGATTCATGGGGAGCCAAACAAATGGTTGAAGAAGGGGTAATGGAAGGTGTAGATGCCGTTTTCGGTTTGCACATCAACTCACAAACCGAAGTAGGAAAAATCAAATACAGATCCGGCCCTGCCATGGCTGCCGTGGACAACCTGAAACTAACCGTGAATGGCCGTCAGGCACATGGTGCTTACCCTTGGTCATCAGTTGATCCTATTGTCACTTCCGCTCAAATTGTCAATGCTCTTCAAACCATAATCAGTAGAAATGTCAATATCACAGAGAATCCCGCTATAGTTACCATAGGAAGTATCCATGGAGGTGTCCGTCAAAATATCATTCCCGAAAAAGTGGAAATGCTAGGAACAATCAGAACATACGGCACTGAGCAACAAAGCTTGATCCATAAAAGAATAAATGAAATCGCCACCAATACAGGAGAAGCTGCTGGAGCAAATGTGGATGTGGTCATTGACAAAATCTATCCCGCTACGATCAACAATCCTGACTTAACAGAAAAAATGATCCCTACATTGCAACAAGTGGCTGGTGCAGAAAACATCATTTATCACGACCCTATCACTGGAGCAGAAGACTTTAGCTACTTCCAAATGGAAGCACCAGGCTTATTTATCTTTTTGGGAGGAATGTCAAAAGGAGAAGACCCTACAGAAGTGGCTGCACACCACACACCAGATTTTTTCATTGATGAATCAGGGCTTCTGTTGGGAGTTAGAGCCCTCAGTTACCTAACTATGGACTATATGGAAATGAAATGA
- a CDS encoding FAD-binding oxidoreductase: MATYRVKILEKEKVTHDVNRYKLEKPRGYNFQPGQATEVSLLKAGWEAEKRPFTFTSLPSDDYLEFIIKSYKGHQGVTKRLDEAEAGDELEIGDPWGTISFQGEGVFIAGGAGITPFISILRQLRKKNKVGTSKLIFANKTNDDIILYEELKTILGHKFINIIAKQKDTAYDKGMIDKAYLKSKIGDFEHQHFYVCGPPGFIKAVNSGLKELGANPSTLVFEQ, encoded by the coding sequence ATGGCAACTTACAGAGTGAAAATATTAGAAAAAGAGAAGGTTACACATGATGTGAACCGTTACAAGTTGGAGAAGCCTCGTGGGTATAATTTTCAACCCGGCCAAGCAACAGAGGTTAGTTTGCTAAAAGCAGGGTGGGAAGCTGAAAAGCGTCCTTTTACTTTTACCAGTTTACCGTCAGATGATTACTTGGAGTTTATCATCAAATCCTATAAAGGTCATCAGGGAGTGACCAAAAGGTTGGACGAAGCTGAAGCTGGAGATGAATTAGAAATAGGAGATCCCTGGGGAACAATATCCTTTCAAGGAGAAGGGGTCTTTATAGCTGGTGGGGCAGGTATTACTCCTTTTATATCCATTTTAAGGCAGCTTCGCAAAAAGAATAAGGTTGGTACTAGCAAGTTGATTTTTGCAAATAAAACCAATGACGATATCATTCTTTATGAAGAGCTGAAGACAATATTGGGCCATAAATTTATCAATATCATTGCGAAGCAAAAGGATACAGCTTATGATAAGGGAATGATTGATAAGGCTTATTTAAAATCCAAAATTGGAGATTTTGAGCACCAACATTTTTATGTTTGTGGACCTCCTGGATTTATCAAAGCAGTTAATAGTGGATTGAAGGAGTTGGGAGCCAATCCTTCCACCTTAGTTTTTGAGCAATAA
- a CDS encoding purine-nucleoside phosphorylase codes for MIKDMPNPYLEQIEEAVSYINQQVKDLPQVGIILGTGLGQLIEHIKIEQEIPYAKIPHFPISTVETHSGELVFGKLSGINVVAMKGRFHYYEGYHMKEVTFPVRVMRQLGIKQLIVSNAAGGLDPAFEIGDVMIINDHIDLFPENPLRDKNLDGFGVRFPDMSEPYALELIDKAIKVAYQKGIKIHQGVYVGVQGPNLETRAEYRYLRTIGADAVGMSTVPEVIVARQMDLPVFALSAITDLCSPGKIKKISIQEVIAAAAIAEPKMTEIIKELVSEM; via the coding sequence ATGATAAAAGACATGCCCAATCCCTATCTCGAACAAATTGAAGAAGCTGTAAGCTATATCAACCAACAGGTAAAAGACCTACCCCAAGTGGGCATAATCTTAGGTACTGGATTAGGACAATTGATAGAGCATATCAAGATTGAGCAAGAGATTCCATATGCCAAAATACCTCATTTCCCTATTTCTACGGTGGAGACTCACAGCGGAGAGTTAGTCTTTGGGAAATTGTCAGGAATTAACGTAGTGGCGATGAAGGGGAGGTTTCATTATTATGAAGGCTATCATATGAAAGAAGTAACCTTTCCTGTTCGGGTAATGAGGCAATTGGGAATCAAGCAGCTAATCGTCTCCAACGCAGCAGGAGGACTTGATCCAGCATTTGAAATAGGGGATGTAATGATTATCAATGATCATATTGACCTATTTCCAGAAAACCCTTTGAGGGATAAAAATTTAGATGGGTTTGGAGTGAGATTTCCGGATATGAGTGAGCCTTATGCATTGGAGCTAATAGATAAAGCTATAAAAGTAGCCTATCAAAAAGGAATTAAAATACATCAAGGAGTCTATGTTGGTGTTCAAGGTCCCAACCTTGAGACTAGGGCTGAGTACCGATACTTGAGAACCATTGGGGCGGATGCAGTAGGGATGAGTACTGTGCCAGAAGTGATCGTGGCGCGGCAAATGGATTTGCCGGTTTTTGCCTTGTCGGCCATTACAGATTTATGTTCACCAGGTAAGATCAAGAAGATTTCCATCCAAGAAGTGATTGCGGCAGCAGCTATTGCTGAACCCAAAATGACTGAGATAATTAAAGAATTGGTTTCTGAAATGTAA
- a CDS encoding NADPH-dependent FMN reductase has protein sequence MIKIIVGTNRKNAVSKTIAQLYQDILTEMGAQSELIDLRELPNDFVFTALYENNGQNEVYNELHDRIKTGNKFVFIVPEYNGSFPGILKSFIDGMTYPNTFRNKKCAVVGISSGIGGGGIALSHLTDIFHYLGMHVLANKPKLAKIEENMSNNLLTNKFYIDLLKTQAEMLINF, from the coding sequence ATGATAAAAATAATAGTAGGTACAAACAGAAAAAATGCAGTTTCTAAAACCATAGCCCAGTTATACCAAGATATACTGACGGAAATGGGAGCCCAATCTGAATTAATTGACCTGAGGGAATTGCCCAATGATTTTGTCTTTACAGCCCTTTATGAAAACAATGGCCAAAATGAAGTCTACAACGAGTTGCATGACCGTATCAAGACAGGAAATAAATTTGTTTTTATCGTACCGGAATACAATGGCTCTTTTCCTGGGATACTAAAATCGTTTATTGATGGCATGACCTATCCCAATACATTTAGGAATAAAAAATGTGCCGTGGTGGGGATTTCATCAGGAATAGGCGGAGGTGGCATCGCATTGAGCCACCTTACCGACATATTCCACTACCTGGGCATGCATGTTCTGGCCAATAAGCCAAAACTTGCCAAAATTGAGGAAAACATGTCTAATAACTTGCTCACCAACAAGTTTTACATAGACCTTTTGAAAACCCAGGCAGAAATGTTGATTAATTTTTAA
- the ftsZ gene encoding cell division protein FtsZ, whose translation MKDYKFDIPKNHKSIIKVIGVGGGGSNAVNHMFSQGIKDVEFVVVNTDSQALKSSPVPLKLQIGAHLTEGLGAGANPEKGRNAALESKEEIRELLSDNTKMVFITAGMGGGTGTGAAPVIAKIAKDMDILTVGIVTAPFVFEGRKKTGAAQRGIEELRANCDTVLVILNDKLREVYGNLPIRSAFGKADNVLSTAAKSIAEIITVHQDVNVDFEDVKTVMKDAGAAVMGSATEEMEGRAIKAAEKAIASPLLNNVDIKGAEKILLSIMSGEEEELSMDELSEITEYIQERAGDDAEVIFGQGIDPDLKKAIRVTVIATGFQAGALTKDEADKAKKAEQEKEENAKKVIDLDSGKTTKVEEDSPASSGQTFTFTIKQPTPSNNGNNYEEANSSSAKPMPSQSHVDTEEDYNHPTSTSQDDEFEFVPASPSPVRKVTPLYDEEPKAEQRNSMPREEESNAGAAYNNDYYEQIKQKAMQRAHERFERLKNLRAANQTPEEFKEKLDKPAYLRKNVKLQDVQHSSETNLSKFNLNDDNEILGNNRFLHDNVD comes from the coding sequence ATGAAAGATTACAAATTTGATATTCCTAAAAATCACAAGTCTATCATCAAGGTGATAGGTGTGGGAGGAGGTGGTTCCAATGCGGTGAACCACATGTTTAGCCAAGGAATAAAAGATGTGGAGTTTGTTGTAGTTAACACAGACTCGCAGGCATTGAAGAGCAGCCCGGTTCCTTTGAAGCTTCAGATTGGAGCCCACCTTACAGAAGGTTTGGGAGCTGGAGCCAACCCTGAAAAGGGAAGGAATGCTGCTTTGGAAAGCAAAGAAGAAATCAGGGAGCTGCTTTCTGATAATACCAAGATGGTATTTATCACTGCCGGTATGGGTGGTGGTACCGGAACAGGCGCGGCACCAGTGATTGCCAAGATTGCAAAGGATATGGATATCCTTACAGTTGGTATTGTCACTGCACCGTTTGTTTTTGAAGGCCGAAAAAAAACCGGAGCAGCCCAAAGAGGAATTGAAGAATTAAGGGCCAACTGCGACACCGTTTTGGTCATTCTCAATGACAAGTTGAGAGAGGTTTATGGCAACTTGCCTATCCGTTCTGCTTTTGGAAAGGCGGACAATGTGCTGAGTACAGCGGCAAAGTCAATTGCGGAAATTATCACTGTTCATCAGGATGTAAACGTCGACTTTGAAGATGTGAAGACAGTGATGAAAGATGCTGGAGCTGCAGTGATGGGATCTGCTACTGAAGAGATGGAAGGCAGAGCGATCAAGGCTGCAGAGAAGGCCATTGCTTCACCGTTGTTAAACAATGTGGATATTAAGGGAGCTGAGAAAATCCTATTGTCCATCATGTCAGGTGAAGAAGAGGAGCTTTCTATGGATGAATTGAGTGAAATCACAGAATACATTCAGGAACGTGCGGGGGATGATGCGGAAGTGATCTTTGGTCAAGGTATCGATCCAGATTTGAAAAAGGCAATTAGAGTGACTGTGATTGCAACAGGTTTTCAGGCCGGTGCTTTGACAAAAGATGAAGCTGACAAAGCCAAGAAAGCAGAGCAGGAAAAAGAAGAAAATGCGAAGAAAGTAATTGATTTGGATTCAGGTAAAACGACCAAAGTAGAAGAGGACAGCCCTGCTTCTTCTGGTCAGACCTTTACTTTTACCATTAAGCAGCCTACGCCATCTAACAATGGTAACAATTATGAAGAAGCTAATTCTTCATCTGCTAAGCCTATGCCTAGCCAAAGCCACGTGGATACAGAAGAGGATTATAATCATCCTACTTCAACATCACAAGATGATGAGTTTGAGTTTGTACCTGCAAGTCCTTCTCCAGTAAGAAAAGTGACGCCATTGTACGACGAGGAGCCTAAGGCTGAGCAGCGCAATAGCATGCCACGTGAGGAAGAAAGCAATGCAGGCGCAGCTTACAACAATGATTACTATGAGCAAATCAAGCAAAAGGCCATGCAACGCGCGCACGAGCGTTTTGAAAGGTTGAAAAACCTAAGGGCAGCCAATCAAACTCCAGAGGAGTTCAAAGAAAAGCTTGATAAGCCTGCTTATTTAAGGAAAAATGTAAAACTCCAGGATGTGCAACACAGTTCAGAAACCAACTTGTCTAAGTTTAATTTAAATGATGACAACGAGATTCTGGGCAATAACCGGTTTTTACATGACAATGTTGATTAA
- the ftsA gene encoding cell division protein FtsA, with amino-acid sequence METDKLIVGLDIGTTKICAIIGRKNEFGKLEVLGMGKAVSDGVIRGIVTNIDKTVNAIQKAVNEAADMAEVDIREVIVGIAGQHIRSSVHHGVIIRNTKDDEITIEDVRRLSNDMENIVVPPGNTIIHVMPQDYTVDYEDGIKDPVGMSGARLEADFHIITAQTTAINNINRCVKRADLQSKDLILEPLASSLSVLSDLDKEAGVCLVDIGGGTTDIAIFYDNIIRHTAVIPFGGNIITADIKEGCMVMQNQAELLKTKFGRAIAEEANPNEIVSIPGLRNRPPKEISIRNLAYIVEARMEEIIEMVQSEIVASGLYKKLAGGIVLTGGGSQLQGVGQLFEYMTGLDTRIGYPNEHLGKSKIEEVKSPMYATTVGLVLAGFKALDDREDYYRQRQSVPVEAKNDRNKMEMPGKDIFGSIRRRLKDFITDDIGDEGNY; translated from the coding sequence ATGGAAACTGACAAATTAATCGTAGGACTGGACATTGGAACCACAAAAATTTGTGCCATCATAGGGCGCAAAAATGAGTTCGGAAAACTGGAGGTACTTGGCATGGGCAAAGCAGTGTCTGACGGAGTAATCAGGGGCATCGTTACCAATATTGATAAAACCGTCAATGCCATCCAAAAAGCAGTAAATGAAGCTGCAGATATGGCAGAGGTAGATATCAGGGAAGTGATTGTGGGAATTGCCGGACAACACATCCGAAGCTCAGTTCACCATGGGGTGATCATCCGAAATACTAAAGATGATGAAATCACCATTGAGGACGTACGCAGATTATCCAATGATATGGAGAACATTGTCGTACCTCCTGGAAACACGATTATTCACGTAATGCCGCAAGACTATACGGTAGATTATGAAGATGGTATCAAAGATCCAGTGGGTATGTCAGGAGCCCGTTTGGAGGCAGATTTCCATATCATCACTGCGCAAACCACAGCTATCAATAATATCAACAGATGTGTAAAAAGAGCAGATCTTCAGTCCAAGGATTTGATTCTTGAGCCATTGGCCAGTTCGCTTTCAGTCCTTAGCGATTTGGACAAAGAAGCGGGTGTATGCTTGGTGGACATCGGTGGGGGCACTACGGATATAGCTATATTCTATGATAACATCATTCGCCATACGGCAGTGATTCCTTTTGGCGGAAATATCATCACAGCTGATATCAAGGAAGGCTGCATGGTAATGCAAAACCAAGCGGAATTGCTAAAAACCAAATTTGGTAGAGCCATCGCTGAAGAAGCAAATCCTAATGAGATTGTTTCTATTCCTGGCCTAAGAAACAGGCCTCCTAAAGAAATTTCTATCAGAAACTTGGCTTACATCGTAGAAGCAAGAATGGAAGAAATCATCGAAATGGTGCAGTCAGAAATTGTAGCCAGCGGTCTTTATAAGAAACTAGCCGGGGGCATTGTCCTAACAGGCGGTGGCTCTCAGCTGCAAGGTGTGGGCCAATTGTTTGAGTACATGACTGGACTGGATACACGAATTGGTTACCCTAATGAGCACTTGGGCAAATCAAAGATTGAAGAAGTGAAAAGCCCTATGTACGCAACCACTGTTGGTTTGGTGCTGGCTGGCTTCAAAGCTTTGGATGACAGGGAGGACTATTACCGTCAGCGTCAGTCTGTACCTGTAGAGGCAAAGAATGACCGAAATAAAATGGAGATGCCCGGCAAAGACATTTTTGGTAGCATCAGAAGAAGGCTGAAAGACTTCATTACGGATGATATCGGAGATGAGGGCAACTACTGA